CAGAGAACATCTCCGTCCCAGTTCAGGCCGTAATGTTCCAGTTGATGCAGAATGGTTTCTGCAGCACCGGGAACTTCACGCGGGGGATCAATATCTTCGATACGAACGCGCCAGATGCCGTTATTTGCCCGCGCTTGCAGGTAGCTGCCCAGTGCGGCAATAAGCGATCCGAAGTGAAGCTCACCGGAGGGGGATGGCGCAAAGCGCCCGATATAGTCTGATTGAGGCATATTCATGGCAGACAAAAAGTAACAAGGCGGGAGAGACTCCCGCCTTTATGATCGTGATAACAGGGCTGGAATTAACCGGCCATCTGCTTTTCGCGGATTTCAGCCAGCGTTTTGCAGTCGATGCACAGATCGGCAGTCGGACGCGCTTCAAGGCGACGAATACCAATTTCCACACCGCAGGATTCGCAGAAGCCGAAATCTTCGTCTTCAACCTTCTTCAGCGTCTTCTCAATCTTCTTGATCAGCTTGCGTTCGCGGTCACGGTTACGCAGTTCGAGGCTGAACTCTTCTTCCTGAGCGGCACGGTCAACCGGGTCCGGGAAGTTTGCTGCTTCGTCCTGCATGTGGGTAACGGTGCGATCGACTTCATCCCTAAGTTGATTACGCCATGCTTCAAGAATACGCTTGAAGTGAGACAGCTGGGCTTCATTCATATACTCTTCGCCCGGCTTCTCTTGATATGGCTCCACCCCAGCGATGGCGAGAATACTCAGGGACGATGTTTTACGGTTTTGCCCTTCTTGCATGTTGCTTCTCCTTAACACGCACTATCGATCCCCGTGTGGGGGAAAAATCAGGTCGCTATAAATAGCAGATGCTTTTCCGTAAGGCAATTATCTAAACGTAACACTTGACAAGCCTGTGAGGAAAAGCGTATTTGCGCACGCGGCCAGAACACCAAATCGCCATCTTCTAACCCCTTATAACACAACGGGGAGAGTCGACTTCAGAGTCATATTATCGGCAGAAAGTTCAGCTTTATAAGCT
This sequence is a window from Enterobacter sp. 638. Protein-coding genes within it:
- the dksA gene encoding RNA polymerase-binding protein DksA; translation: MQEGQNRKTSSLSILAIAGVEPYQEKPGEEYMNEAQLSHFKRILEAWRNQLRDEVDRTVTHMQDEAANFPDPVDRAAQEEEFSLELRNRDRERKLIKKIEKTLKKVEDEDFGFCESCGVEIGIRRLEARPTADLCIDCKTLAEIREKQMAG